A window from Photobacterium leiognathi encodes these proteins:
- a CDS encoding vWA domain-containing protein: MNKFTLFICVGLAAFFINKSMKDKPTSQQLVSAPSLLAVSTGYGFDALKNNWPTLNNTQTSSSDNWLAANYLLIFDGSGSMDNTNCGNGQRKIVAAKEAMQTFINDIPQDANVGLYVFDNADSSLRVPLGINNRATLKQAIYDVKAGGTTPLKSSLTSGYTALEKQAEKQLGYGEYNVVIVTDGDASVGEEPEVAISRIYQNSPVTIHTIGFCIGNRHALNAEGITYYQSANNPEKLLAGLQSVLAESAQFDVSSFN, from the coding sequence ATGAATAAATTTACTTTATTTATATGCGTCGGATTAGCGGCGTTCTTTATTAATAAGAGCATGAAAGATAAGCCGACATCACAACAGTTAGTGTCTGCACCGAGTTTGCTTGCTGTCTCAACTGGTTATGGTTTTGATGCATTAAAAAATAATTGGCCGACGCTGAATAATACTCAAACCTCATCGAGTGATAACTGGTTAGCGGCGAACTATTTATTGATCTTTGATGGTAGTGGTTCGATGGATAATACCAATTGTGGTAATGGTCAGAGAAAAATTGTTGCCGCTAAAGAAGCGATGCAAACCTTTATTAATGATATTCCACAAGATGCGAATGTTGGTTTATATGTCTTTGATAATGCTGATTCATCGCTACGAGTGCCATTAGGTATCAATAATCGTGCGACATTAAAACAAGCTATTTATGACGTGAAAGCAGGCGGGACGACACCGCTAAAAAGCTCATTAACATCTGGGTACACCGCATTAGAAAAGCAGGCGGAAAAGCAATTAGGTTATGGTGAATATAATGTCGTCATCGTGACTGACGGTGATGCGAGTGTAGGTGAAGAGCCGGAAGTTGCCATTAGCCGTATTTATCAAAACTCGCCTGTGACCATTCATACTATTGGCTTTTGTATCGGCAATCGACATGCACTGAACGCGGAAGGGATCACTTATTACCAATCTGCCAATAACCCTGAGAAGTTATTAGCAGGTTTGCAGAGTGTGCTTGCTGAATCTGCGCAATTTGATGTCTCTAGCTTTAATTAA
- a CDS encoding ABC transporter substrate-binding protein, with protein sequence MGLMKRYASYFAALIVFATSTHVVAKPKYIDPIPLEQLITTPVSSVKNQPHALPVITWGADINTIYANGSQAITSADSLFASYGLKYTLKRNDTFSDQLSHYLSGQTPYLRGTLGMINAASDLLANKPAVQPVIIHQLSWSSGGDALVVKPNIRTVADLKGKTIALQAYGPHVDYMGAVLKDAGLTPSDVTIKWLPDLTGTDNSPFSALYEVDVDAVFVILPDALALTSGGTVGTGAEDSVKGAKILMSTKTANRVIADVYAVRADYFKSHRAEVMNFVKALNTAIAEVKTLFTNTANTSAQVTPLLTYSADLLLDSPDAHEDVKGLYADAEHLGINANKQLFTDKAYPRNITKVSQEIQSTLKTLGLTSATQLPLLANWDFSQLGADVAFSNKSRFNSERVASVVAKKQQQNSLEDGELFSFEVAFQPNQNKFDPQLYKSEFLRVIELASTYGGAVITVEGHSDPLKYLRSKKKGETGVVLNRIKQSNRNISLSRAQSVKESVLIFATDQGVALDSSQFALVGHGFGNPKTGMCGGDPCAPATEAEWRSNMRVVFRIIQLEAESDVFQPL encoded by the coding sequence ATGGGATTGATGAAGAGATATGCTAGCTATTTTGCTGCGCTAATAGTGTTTGCTACATCAACACATGTTGTTGCTAAACCTAAATATATAGACCCCATTCCTCTAGAACAGTTGATCACTACCCCTGTATCTTCGGTAAAAAATCAACCCCATGCACTACCTGTTATTACATGGGGGGCTGATATTAATACGATTTATGCTAATGGCAGCCAAGCGATAACCTCAGCAGATTCTCTTTTTGCTAGTTATGGTTTGAAATATACGTTAAAGCGTAATGACACATTCTCAGATCAGCTTTCTCATTACTTATCAGGTCAAACTCCTTACTTACGTGGCACATTAGGCATGATTAATGCCGCGTCGGATCTACTTGCCAATAAACCTGCTGTACAGCCTGTGATAATTCATCAATTATCATGGTCATCGGGTGGTGATGCGTTAGTAGTGAAGCCAAATATTCGTACGGTTGCCGATCTAAAAGGGAAAACAATCGCCTTGCAAGCTTATGGACCGCATGTCGATTATATGGGAGCGGTATTAAAAGATGCAGGACTCACACCTTCAGATGTCACGATTAAATGGCTGCCAGATCTGACAGGTACAGACAACAGTCCATTTAGTGCCTTATACGAAGTTGATGTTGATGCGGTATTTGTTATTTTGCCGGATGCATTAGCGTTAACATCTGGCGGCACGGTGGGAACGGGCGCTGAGGATTCGGTGAAAGGCGCCAAAATATTGATGTCAACAAAGACAGCGAACAGAGTTATTGCAGATGTGTATGCTGTTCGTGCTGATTACTTTAAAAGTCATCGTGCTGAAGTGATGAATTTTGTAAAAGCGTTAAATACAGCAATAGCGGAAGTAAAAACATTATTCACTAATACCGCTAACACTAGTGCGCAGGTAACACCGTTACTGACATATTCAGCAGATTTACTATTAGATTCCCCAGACGCTCATGAAGATGTGAAAGGTCTTTACGCAGATGCTGAGCATTTAGGCATTAATGCAAATAAACAACTTTTTACCGATAAAGCCTACCCACGAAATATCACTAAAGTAAGCCAAGAAATACAAAGCACACTAAAAACGCTTGGGCTTACATCAGCTACGCAACTGCCATTATTAGCCAATTGGGATTTTTCTCAATTAGGGGCTGATGTGGCATTCAGTAACAAATCACGATTTAACAGCGAACGTGTTGCTTCGGTCGTTGCTAAAAAACAGCAACAGAATTCATTAGAAGATGGCGAGCTATTTTCTTTTGAAGTTGCTTTCCAACCGAACCAAAACAAATTTGATCCGCAACTGTATAAGTCAGAGTTCTTACGAGTGATTGAGCTTGCTTCAACTTATGGTGGCGCTGTGATCACTGTGGAAGGACATAGTGATCCGCTTAAATACTTACGCTCAAAGAAAAAAGGCGAAACTGGTGTGGTGCTTAACCGCATTAAGCAATCGAATCGCAATATCAGCCTGTCACGAGCGCAGAGCGTAAAAGAAAGTGTCCTGATATTTGCAACAGATCAAGGCGTAGCACTTGATTCAAGTCAGTTTGCTCTTGTTGGACACGGTTTTGGTAATCCTAAAACAGGCATGTGCGGTGGCGATCCTTGTGCGCCAGCAACTGAAGCTGAATGGCGTTCAAATATGCGTGTTGTGTTTCGAATTATTCAGCTTGAAGCTGAATCTGATGTATTCCAACCATTATAG
- a CDS encoding outer membrane protein, protein MMKKILLPLALVLTTASGAALADQTGPYVGASLGNATTDLKADNWDYNYDENVVAYGLYGGYNFTENLGLEATLGQTGEKDNIKKGYATLTPRVMMPLNDQFSLFAKAGVAYVAADGNWQDIERAHIDVDGWGWTAGAGVNFAVAEHVDVRAGIDYLSTDLKNADNDKDLNLDSETTMYYVGVNYNF, encoded by the coding sequence ATGATGAAAAAGATTCTATTACCATTAGCACTTGTTCTTACAACAGCATCTGGTGCAGCACTTGCCGATCAGACTGGTCCATACGTAGGTGCAAGCCTTGGTAATGCAACAACGGATCTTAAAGCAGATAATTGGGATTATAACTACGACGAAAATGTTGTTGCATACGGCCTATACGGTGGTTACAATTTCACTGAAAACCTTGGTCTTGAAGCAACACTAGGCCAAACTGGTGAAAAAGATAATATTAAGAAAGGTTACGCGACTCTGACTCCTCGCGTAATGATGCCACTTAACGATCAGTTCTCTCTATTTGCTAAAGCGGGTGTTGCTTACGTAGCGGCAGACGGTAACTGGCAAGATATTGAGAGAGCTCACATTGATGTTGATGGTTGGGGCTGGACAGCAGGCGCAGGTGTTAACTTCGCAGTTGCTGAACACGTAGACGTACGCGCAGGTATCGACTACCTATCTACAGATCTAAAGAACGCTGATAACGATAAAGATTTAAACCTAGATTCAGAAACAACAATGTACTACGTTGGTGTTAACTACAACTTCTAA
- the tal gene encoding transaldolase — MSTKLEQLRALTTVVADTGDIKDITKYQPEDATTNPSLILKAAQIAEYAPLIEASIAYAKAQSSDKAQQVQDTCDMLAVNIGKEILNVVPGRISTEVDARLSYDTEGSVAKARQLIKMYNDAGISNDRILIKLASTWEGIRAAEILEKEGINCNLTLLFSFAQARACAEAGVYLISPFVGRIMDWYKAKEGRDFAPQEDPGVISVTNIYNYYKEHGYNTVVMGASFRNTGEILELAGCDRLTISPQLLQELEEAQGEVVEKLKAATELKDRPAAMTHAEFLWEHNQDAMAVEKLAEGIRNFAIDQGKLEAMIAERL, encoded by the coding sequence ATGAGCACAAAATTAGAACAGCTACGCGCACTAACAACTGTTGTTGCAGATACTGGTGACATTAAAGACATCACAAAATACCAACCAGAAGATGCGACGACTAACCCTTCATTGATCTTAAAAGCAGCGCAAATCGCTGAATACGCACCTTTAATCGAAGCTTCAATTGCTTACGCAAAAGCACAAAGCAGTGATAAAGCACAACAAGTTCAAGACACTTGTGACATGCTTGCTGTAAACATCGGTAAAGAAATCCTAAACGTAGTACCTGGTCGTATTTCTACAGAAGTAGACGCACGTCTTTCTTACGACACTGAAGGTAGCGTGGCAAAAGCTCGTCAGCTAATCAAAATGTACAACGATGCAGGTATCAGCAACGATCGTATCCTGATCAAGCTAGCTTCTACTTGGGAAGGTATCCGTGCGGCAGAAATCCTAGAGAAAGAAGGCATCAACTGTAACCTAACGCTTCTATTCTCATTTGCTCAAGCACGTGCATGTGCTGAAGCAGGTGTTTACCTAATTTCTCCATTCGTTGGTCGTATTATGGACTGGTACAAGGCGAAAGAAGGCCGTGATTTTGCACCACAAGAAGATCCAGGTGTGATTTCTGTAACGAATATCTATAACTACTACAAAGAACACGGTTACAATACCGTGGTTATGGGCGCAAGTTTCCGTAACACTGGTGAAATTCTAGAATTAGCAGGTTGTGACCGCTTAACTATCAGCCCACAACTACTTCAAGAGCTAGAAGAAGCGCAAGGTGAAGTTGTTGAGAAACTAAAAGCAGCAACGGAACTGAAAGATCGTCCAGCAGCTATGACTCATGCTGAGTTCCTATGGGAGCACAACCAAGATGCAATGGCTGTTGAAAAACTAGCTGAAGGTATTCGTAATTTCGCGATTGATCAGGGCAAACTAGAAGCAATGATCGCTGAGCGTCTGTAA
- the tkt gene encoding transketolase — protein MEHKMLANAIRALSMDGVQQANSGHPGAPMGMADIAEVLWRGHMNHNPQNPQWADRDRFVLSNGHGSMLIYSLLHLTGYDLSIDDLKNFRQLHSKTPGHPEYGYAPGVETTTGPLGQGITNAVGMAIAEKAMAAQFNREGHDVVNHHTYAFLGDGCLMEGISHEACSLAGTLGLGKLIAFWDDNGISIDGHVEGWFTDNTPERFESYGWHVIPAVDGHDAAAINAAIEAAKAETDKPTLICCKTIIGFGSPNKSGSHDCHGAPLGADEIKAAREFLGWTYGAFEIPAEIYAEWDAKEAGKVKEAAWDEKFAAYAAAHPELAAEFKRRMNGELPANWDQVTSEIIADLQANPANIASRKASQNALEAFGKLLPEFMGGSADLAPSNLTMWSGSKSITPTDASGNYIHYGVREFGMTAIINGIALHGGFVPYGATFLMFMEYARNAMRMAALMKVQNIQVYTHDSIGLGEDGPTHQPVEQIASLRLTPNMSTWRPCDQVESAVAWKYAIERKDGPTSLIFSRQNLTQQDRDAAQVANIAKGGYVLKDCEGKPELILIATGSEVGIAAEAYAQLTAEGRKVRLVSMPATDLFDKQDAAYRESVLPSDVTARVAVEAGIADYWYKYVGFDGRIIGMTSFGESAPAEELFKMFGFTTENVVNTAKELLA, from the coding sequence ATGGAACATAAAATGTTAGCGAATGCTATTCGTGCGCTAAGCATGGATGGTGTACAACAAGCAAATTCTGGTCACCCTGGCGCACCTATGGGTATGGCTGATATCGCTGAAGTACTTTGGCGTGGTCACATGAACCACAACCCACAAAACCCACAGTGGGCTGATCGCGACCGTTTTGTACTATCAAACGGCCACGGTTCAATGCTTATCTATTCGCTACTTCACCTAACAGGTTACGATCTATCTATCGATGATCTGAAGAACTTCCGTCAACTTCACTCTAAAACACCAGGTCACCCAGAGTACGGTTACGCGCCAGGTGTTGAAACGACGACTGGTCCTCTAGGTCAAGGTATCACTAACGCGGTAGGTATGGCGATTGCTGAAAAAGCAATGGCTGCACAATTTAACCGTGAAGGTCATGACGTTGTTAACCACCACACTTACGCTTTCCTAGGCGACGGCTGTCTAATGGAAGGTATCTCTCACGAAGCATGTTCACTTGCAGGTACTTTAGGTCTTGGCAAACTGATCGCTTTCTGGGATGACAACGGTATTTCTATCGATGGTCACGTTGAAGGTTGGTTCACTGATAACACACCTGAGCGTTTTGAATCTTACGGCTGGCACGTAATTCCTGCTGTTGATGGTCACGATGCAGCAGCAATCAACGCAGCAATCGAAGCAGCAAAAGCTGAAACAGACAAGCCTACGCTAATTTGTTGTAAAACAATCATCGGTTTTGGTTCTCCTAACAAATCAGGTTCTCACGACTGTCACGGTGCTCCACTAGGCGCTGATGAAATTAAAGCAGCACGTGAATTCCTAGGTTGGACTTACGGCGCATTTGAAATCCCAGCAGAAATTTACGCTGAGTGGGATGCAAAAGAAGCAGGTAAAGTGAAAGAAGCAGCATGGGATGAGAAATTTGCAGCATACGCAGCAGCTCACCCTGAACTAGCAGCAGAATTCAAGCGTCGTATGAACGGCGAACTACCAGCGAACTGGGATCAAGTAACATCTGAAATCATTGCTGATCTTCAAGCTAACCCAGCAAACATCGCTTCTCGTAAAGCATCTCAAAACGCACTAGAAGCATTTGGTAAGCTACTACCTGAATTTATGGGTGGTTCTGCTGACCTTGCGCCTTCTAACCTAACCATGTGGTCTGGCTCTAAGTCAATCACACCAACAGATGCATCAGGCAACTACATTCACTACGGTGTACGTGAATTTGGTATGACTGCAATCATCAACGGTATCGCACTACACGGTGGTTTCGTTCCTTACGGTGCAACATTCCTAATGTTCATGGAATACGCACGTAACGCAATGCGCATGGCTGCGCTAATGAAAGTGCAGAACATCCAAGTTTACACGCACGACTCAATCGGTCTTGGTGAAGATGGTCCTACGCACCAACCTGTAGAGCAAATTGCTTCTCTACGTCTAACACCAAACATGAGCACATGGCGTCCATGTGACCAAGTTGAATCAGCAGTAGCTTGGAAATACGCTATCGAGCGTAAAGATGGTCCTACATCGCTAATCTTCTCTCGTCAGAACCTAACGCAACAAGATCGTGATGCAGCACAAGTAGCTAACATCGCGAAAGGTGGTTACGTTCTTAAAGATTGTGAAGGTAAGCCAGAGCTAATTCTTATTGCAACAGGTTCTGAAGTAGGTATCGCAGCAGAAGCTTACGCACAGCTAACAGCTGAAGGCCGTAAAGTTCGTCTAGTATCTATGCCAGCAACAGACCTATTCGACAAGCAAGACGCAGCTTACCGTGAAAGCGTACTACCTTCTGACGTAACCGCACGTGTTGCTGTTGAAGCTGGTATTGCTGATTACTGGTACAAGTATGTTGGTTTTGATGGTCGTATCATCGGTATGACATCATTTGGTGAATCAGCACCTGCTGAAGAACTATTCAAAATGTTTGGTTTTACAACTGAAAACGTTGTAAACACAGCAAAAGAATTACTAGCATAA